In Puniceicoccus vermicola, the genomic stretch CTGACCGATTGGGTCAGTGTGCTTGGGAATGACCCAGCATTTGCAGACCCTCGAACTTCTTCGGTTGATTGGTGTCGGGTTCGTGTTCCCCATAACTGGGACGACTATCATGGTTACCATGCGGTGTCTCATGGAAACCTTCATGGCACGGCGTGGTACCGAATTGTTTTCGAAGAGGACGCTCTTGATGCGGGTGCCCGGCGCTATGCGTTCTTCGAAGGGGTGGGCAGTTATGCAACGGTCTACCTGAACGGAGAAAAATTGGGATACCACGCAGGGGGAAGAACCACTTTTACCGTGGATCTTACGGACGCGCTGATCGAGGGTGAGAATCATCTGGCAGTCAAGGCCGAGCATCCGGAGGGGATTGACGACCTTCCTTTTGTCTGTGGAGGATGTTGGGGATCTCCGAATTCGGAAGGGTCGCAACCCTTCGGCATTTTTCGCCCGGTCTGGTTGGAGTCTACGGGGCCTGTTCGTGTGGATCCGTTCGGGGTCCATGTTCTGACTCCGCTCGTTTCGGCGGACTTGGCAAAAGTAAAGACCCGGACCTCTTTGTCTAATCCCGGCGACGAAACCCGCTTGGTACGATTGAGGCAGGAGGTTTGGGATGAATACGGAAACTGTCTCGCGGAGTCGGAGGCGGAACTTTCTCTCGCACCGTTCGGAAAGCGGACCCTGGAAATCGATATCCCAGAGTGGAAAAGCCCGAGACTTTGGTCGCCGGAATTCCCGGAGATGCACCGAATTCGTTCAGAAGTGTATGTGGAGGATCAGCTGTCTCATGAGGTCGATACTTCTTTCGGACTACGGTGGCTGGATTGGCCGAAGATTGTGGAGCCGGAGAAGGGGGCTCTTGGCGCTTCGTCGAGAGGAGCGCTCATACACGATGGTGAACAGCCTCGAACTTTCGAAAACAATGGGCTTAGTCATATTCTTCATCGCGAAGACGAGTCGAAGGTGGTCTCGGCTCCGATGGGAATTGCGGTCCGACAACTGGAGGATACCAACCTCGACCGGGCCGAACTCTCGGTGGAGCTGAGTCTGCGAGGGAGCGCTTCTGCCGGGGAAGAGTTTCAAGTGCTTTTCGAAATTCAGAACGAGGCGGGGACGGTATTCTTTTATCAACACAGAGTCTCTGTGCCTCTCTTCGAGGGAGAGAACTCAATTCAATGGGAAGTTCCTACGATCCGCTATCCTCGGAGGTGGTCGTCTCCGGACCATTATCTGCATCGTTTGTTGATCGAGATTCGCTCTCCCGCAGGTGAACTGTGGGAACGCAGCGAGACTTTGTTCGGAATACGCGGGCTCGATTGGAACTCGGACCTTCCCTTGAATCTCGATCGCCCTCGTTATGAGAAGATCGAAACAAAGGCGGGGGAGGAGGAAAAGCGTGAGCGCCGTTTGAAACTCAATGACAAACCTCTCTTTCTCCGGGGAACGTGTGAGTACGAGACGATGTTGGGGAATGACCACGCGTTCACCGACGATCAGATCGAAGCGGACGTTTCGATGATGCTGGCCGCCGGATTCAATGCCTTTCGGGATGCTCACCATCCTCACAACCTGCGGTACTATGATCACTGGGACCGCGCCGGGATTGTCTGTTGGACGCAGATGGGATCACACGTCTATTTCGACAACGAACGGTTTCGGGAAAACTATCGACAGTTGGTGCGGGAATGGGTTGTGGAACGCCGCAATCACCCCTGCATCATTCTCTGGGGGCTTCAGAATGAATCGACCCTTCCCAAAGATTTCGCGGAGGAACTGAATGAGATTATCCGGGAACTGGATCCGACCAGTCCTCAGTGGCGGTTGACCACCACCTGTAACGGTGGGGAAGGCTCTGATTGGAACGTGCCGCAGGAGTGGAAGGGCACTTATGGCGGAAATTTTAACGACTACTCGATTCGCGATTGCCAACTCGTGGGGGAATACGGAGCCTGGCGGGAATTCGGTGTTCATACAGAGTTCTCCTATTCCGGCAACGAGAACGACCGCAGTGAGACTTGGGCCTGTGCGGCGATGGAGGCCAAGATTCGAATCGGCGAAGAAATGCGGGACGAAGCGGTCGGTCATTTTCATTGGGTCTACAATACCTTTCCCAATCCCGGCCGAGCCTGGGATAATTGCGAGGGGCCAGGCAACGCTCAGATTGGCTCGGTGAACAATAAGGGAATGGTGACGACTTGGCATCAGCCCTCCGATCTTTATTATCTGTTCTACGCGAATTACGCGGATCCGCAGGTCCGGCCGATGGTCTACATTGTCTCCCACACTTGGCCCGACCGATGGAAAGATCCCCAGCCGCGGACGGTTACCGTCTTTAGCAATTGTGAGGAAGTCGAGCTGTTCAATGGGGTCTCAGAACGTTCCTTGCGCCGATTGAAGCACCCTGGAGTGGGCAAGCGCTACCAATGGGACCATGTCTTGCCGGTGACCAACCTGTTGCACGCCGTGGGGTATCACAACGGTGAGAAAGTTGCGGAGGATCTCATCCGTTTGGATCACCTACCCGAGGATCCCGGCCTGAGGCGATGGATCGGTGAAGACGGAAACTCTTCGGATACCCCTGGAGATTGCCTCTACCGGATCAATTGCGGATCACGGAAGGATTGGGTGGAGTCAACGGGAAAGGTATGGACCCAGGATTCTCCATGGAAGAAGGGCGCCGATTGCGGCTGGGAGAGTTGGGGAAACCGTTTCGATAATGTCCCAGACGATCTGGCGAGCTTTGGCGATACGATGACTCCGGTTCGCAACACCCGTTTGCAAGAGATCTACCGGACCTATCGATTTGGTCGTGAGCACCTAAAGTATCATTTCCGAACCGGTCCGGGGCGGTTCCGCTTTGTCTGTCATTTTGCCGAACCGTGGTTTGGGGTAGGAAGCGAGAAGGATGCCTCGCGGTTGCGCCTATTTGACGTGGCGATCAACGATACCGTGGTGGAGGAAGGCTTCGATGTTTGGGAACGAGCGCAGGGGCATCATCGGGCGATCACCCGCACGTATGAGATTGAGTCGAATTTGGAGATTCAAACTCTTCATTTCCCCTATGTCTCGGTGAATCAAGCAATCCTCTTCGGCGTCGAGTGCTATCTGAGTTGAGGACTGACCTTGGTCGGGAGTCCATTCACTGTGCCGGGAGAGTTCACCGGAGAGAGGATCATGCCGGGATTTTCCACTATCATTTCCAACTTCGGTAATTGCCGCGGAGCAGGGATGTGCCGTTTGATTGGGTCTGAAATTTCTCAATATAAATGCGATGGCCTGGTTTTTGCGTAGGCCCTCAGATTTGTGGAGCGCGAGTCGTCCAGCCGCTCTGCCATACACCGGGTACCATGACGCTTTGTGGATATTGTGGTAATCCGAATTGGGCCCGTTCCAAGCGACTCGTCAGTCGATCAATCGTGGCGGCTGCCGTCTGTTCAAGATTTTGAGTGACGCCGCTTTCCTTCCCATCGACTGCTTTATCGAGATTGACGAGTGATACCGTCCCGGGAATTGCGATGCCGTTTGCCGCAAATGTTTTTTGAGCGATTTTGAACTCCGTTCGCGTCGATAGCAGAATTGCTTCGGGACGATGGCGTTGGTACCAGCGCCATAGATTGGCTTCGGTCAGCCCCTCGACAACGAAAGCGTAAGGTCGGTGAGGGATCTGCGCCTGACACGCAACCAGATAGGCGGCTTGGGAATGATGATTCACGCGTTCGTCTATATGGCGCGTCGTAACGAAACCAATTTTCCGATACCGCATTGTCCTGAGCTGCTGTATCGCAACGGACACGATGTCAAAATAGTTGACGGAGACATGATCGATTGCGGGGGATTTCAGTGTTTGACCCAGCGCGATGGCGGCGAAATCGGAAAAATCGAACTCCAAGCTGTGGTTTTGGCCGGGCAGCGGAGCCACGACAATACCGTGCATCCCTCGGGCAAGGAGTATATCGCGGAGACGCTCCGCACTCATGCCTGCTTCCTGTAGCCAGAATTCCTCCAGTCGATAGCCGCGCAGATCAGCGTAGTAGCGCAAGTAGTCGTAGAGCGCCTGGTAGTTGGGGGATTTTCGCCAGCCCTCCTTTTGCCCGAATGCGGTCAAAAAGGCGAGGGTGGCCCCTCTTTGCTGTTCAGTGCTTTTGCGCCGTCCCGCTATCAGGGCGGAGACCATGGGATTGGGACGGTACTCCATGGCGCGGGCGAGTTTACGGATGCGCTCCCGCGTTTCCATGGGCAGGCGGGGATCATTTCTCAGAGCGAGTGATACCGTCGAGGCGTGGACTTGAGCCGCCCGGGCGACATCTGCCATGGTGGGGTTGCGCGACATTTATGCAATGATGTGAATTACCGGGTCTTTTACAACAGCACTTTTTCCGGGGATATTCGTTTTAGGAAGCGGAATTTTCTTCCGCCCTGACAAAAACACAACCATTCACCCTAAAATGATACTTCCAATGCGCACACGAAATATGTACCTGTTCTCCTCGGCAGTCCCAGGACTATCCGCGTCGCTGACTCATGCGGATAGCTTCAGTATTGACTATCAATTCACCGGGGGATCCCAAAATCCCAACACGATTTCCGGCGATATCTCCGGCGATTCGGCCGCTTTCACTGGATACGACAACAAATTCGGCTTCAGTAGCTCGTCGAACACGGCATACATTCGGACCACTGCTACACCTTCTTCAATGGATTCTGGAAAATATCTCAGCTTTACCATTTCACCAACGGTCAGTGGCGAATCTTTGTTCATGGACACCTTTAGCTTTTCATTAGGCGGAGGCGGCACAGAGCAAGCTGCCCCCTTTACGGCCTTTGCTAAAGTGAGGGCGGGCCATCCCGATGATGATTTCGACACACTGCCGGATTTGCTCTTCACCCCGGGAGGCGTCACGACACCATCTCATTCGGCTCCTGGAGGGGGTGAGAACTCATTCAGCTCTTTTACTGCCGACCTGAGCGATGCTTACTACCAGGGTCTGGATGAGATCACCTTTCGCATATATCTATTTGATGACGTCAATTCGGCTTACTCATTTACCCGCATTGACGACATGTCGGCAACCGGGACCGCCGCAATACCGGAGCCTGCGACATCCGCATTGTTGACGGCAGTGGGGGGACTTCTGGTGTGCGTGCATCTGAAGCGAAACGGCCGTCGGTAGTCGGCGTCTGCTTCATCTCGTATGCACGGGCAAGGTGCCGACCGGCACTTTGCCCTAGATGATCTGTATCCATTTTTTATGAAAACACTGTCCAGTATCCGAGTCCCTTCGGCCGATATCCCGGTGCAGGCAGGGTATGATGTCATTGTGTGTGGCGGGGGGCCGGCGGGAATCGCCGCCGCGATCGCCGCCGCCCGATCCGGTGCGAGAACTTGCCTTGTGGAGCATCACGGCTATCTCGGGGGCGTGTGGACTGCGGGTCTGCTGTCATTCATTCTTGATGCCCGTGAGAAACCGGGCCTGATACGTGAGATCCGCCGGAACCTCGCAGCCCAGAACGCTATTCAAGCGGAACGCGATCTGTACGATGCAGAGGTCATGAAACGGGTGTTGGAAACCTTGTGCGCGGAGGCCGATGTCCACATTCGCCTTTATAGTCAATTGGTATCGGTTGCCATGCAGGGGTGCAGTATCAGCCATGTGATTTTAGAAGGGAAAGAAGGACGATTCGCTTTGGAGGCGAAGTCATTTGTCGACACGACAGGGGATGGCAATCTGGGTGCATTGGCCGAGTGTCAATTTGAGTTGGGGCGCCCCAGTGACTCGAAAACGCAACCGATGACTCTCATGGCTTTGGTTTCGGGAGTCCCCGAAACGGTGCGTTGCCAGCCCTATGCCAGTCGCATGAGCGGCTCGTGCATCAACAAGGATGAGTTTTACGGTAAGTTATGTGACGAGGGATGTGAGACCAGCTACACCAAGCCTAGTTTGTTCCCGTTGACGAATGGGTTGTGCTGCTTGATGGCCAACCACGAGTACGAGCGCAGTGGTCTCAAGTCGCAGGATCTGTCCGAGGCGAGTATCCATGCACGCCAGGAGTTACACGCCGTTGTGGAGGCGATGAAGCGATTCCCGGGAGAGGGATGGGAGTGTGTTTCTCTGGTGGCAACCGCTGCGTCTATCGGTGTTCGTGAAGGACGTCGTTTACGCGGACGGTATGTCGTTTCATTGGAAGATGTGCTCGGCGGGGCCCGTTTCGACGATGCCGTAACGCGTGTGCAATTTCCCATTGATGTGCACAGTATTCTCAGGAGTGAGGGAGGTGGCTACAGCTCGGATTCCGTCCATACCCCCGCACAGCCATTTGATATCCCTCTTCGTGCATTGATGGCGCTGGATGTGGATAATCTTGCGATGGCCGGACGCTGCATCAGCGGTGATTTCTTCGCTCATGCCAGCTATCGGGTGACGGGAAATGCAGTTGCCACCGGGGAGGCGGCCGGGATCATCGGTGCGGTGATGTCTACCGAAAGCACGGACTCCAATTCGGTCGATCCCCACCGTATTCTCAAGGAGCTATCTGCTTTCCGTCGGGCATGTGATTCTGTCGGAAGTCACTGAAGTTCGTGTTTTCCTGATTCGTTCAGCGGAGAAGGGTTGTCCGGCTGGTTCTCTTGTCTCGTGGAATCACAGGCTCGCAGCCTGTGGTGCGGGGGATGCTTGGACTATACTTTGATCTCGAACGAATACCGACCGGAAACCATCTCGGCCGGGGAGCCGGGAAGGATGATTTGAGCCTGCATTCCCTTCGGTAGCTCGAGAGACCCTTGAATAGTGTCTCCCTTGCGGTGCCACTCGGAGTGGATCTTTCCGCGGGGGGTGGGAATCGTCGTTTGCGCGGAATCTCCTTGGATAGTGGGCTCGAAGGAGATCTCTTTCCATCCGGGGGCCGTCTGGCGAATTCCTCCGAGGATTTGCATGAAATGGAAAAGA encodes the following:
- a CDS encoding LacI family DNA-binding transcriptional regulator, translated to MSRNPTMADVARAAQVHASTVSLALRNDPRLPMETRERIRKLARAMEYRPNPMVSALIAGRRKSTEQQRGATLAFLTAFGQKEGWRKSPNYQALYDYLRYYADLRGYRLEEFWLQEAGMSAERLRDILLARGMHGIVVAPLPGQNHSLEFDFSDFAAIALGQTLKSPAIDHVSVNYFDIVSVAIQQLRTMRYRKIGFVTTRHIDERVNHHSQAAYLVACQAQIPHRPYAFVVEGLTEANLWRWYQRHRPEAILLSTRTEFKIAQKTFAANGIAIPGTVSLVNLDKAVDGKESGVTQNLEQTAAATIDRLTSRLERAQFGLPQYPQSVMVPGVWQSGWTTRAPQI
- a CDS encoding glycoside hydrolase family 2 TIM barrel-domain containing protein, whose protein sequence is MDTIRVSPYSLQKKELTDWVSVLGNDPAFADPRTSSVDWCRVRVPHNWDDYHGYHAVSHGNLHGTAWYRIVFEEDALDAGARRYAFFEGVGSYATVYLNGEKLGYHAGGRTTFTVDLTDALIEGENHLAVKAEHPEGIDDLPFVCGGCWGSPNSEGSQPFGIFRPVWLESTGPVRVDPFGVHVLTPLVSADLAKVKTRTSLSNPGDETRLVRLRQEVWDEYGNCLAESEAELSLAPFGKRTLEIDIPEWKSPRLWSPEFPEMHRIRSEVYVEDQLSHEVDTSFGLRWLDWPKIVEPEKGALGASSRGALIHDGEQPRTFENNGLSHILHREDESKVVSAPMGIAVRQLEDTNLDRAELSVELSLRGSASAGEEFQVLFEIQNEAGTVFFYQHRVSVPLFEGENSIQWEVPTIRYPRRWSSPDHYLHRLLIEIRSPAGELWERSETLFGIRGLDWNSDLPLNLDRPRYEKIETKAGEEEKRERRLKLNDKPLFLRGTCEYETMLGNDHAFTDDQIEADVSMMLAAGFNAFRDAHHPHNLRYYDHWDRAGIVCWTQMGSHVYFDNERFRENYRQLVREWVVERRNHPCIILWGLQNESTLPKDFAEELNEIIRELDPTSPQWRLTTTCNGGEGSDWNVPQEWKGTYGGNFNDYSIRDCQLVGEYGAWREFGVHTEFSYSGNENDRSETWACAAMEAKIRIGEEMRDEAVGHFHWVYNTFPNPGRAWDNCEGPGNAQIGSVNNKGMVTTWHQPSDLYYLFYANYADPQVRPMVYIVSHTWPDRWKDPQPRTVTVFSNCEEVELFNGVSERSLRRLKHPGVGKRYQWDHVLPVTNLLHAVGYHNGEKVAEDLIRLDHLPEDPGLRRWIGEDGNSSDTPGDCLYRINCGSRKDWVESTGKVWTQDSPWKKGADCGWESWGNRFDNVPDDLASFGDTMTPVRNTRLQEIYRTYRFGREHLKYHFRTGPGRFRFVCHFAEPWFGVGSEKDASRLRLFDVAINDTVVEEGFDVWERAQGHHRAITRTYEIESNLEIQTLHFPYVSVNQAILFGVECYLS
- a CDS encoding FAD-dependent oxidoreductase; this encodes MKTLSSIRVPSADIPVQAGYDVIVCGGGPAGIAAAIAAARSGARTCLVEHHGYLGGVWTAGLLSFILDAREKPGLIREIRRNLAAQNAIQAERDLYDAEVMKRVLETLCAEADVHIRLYSQLVSVAMQGCSISHVILEGKEGRFALEAKSFVDTTGDGNLGALAECQFELGRPSDSKTQPMTLMALVSGVPETVRCQPYASRMSGSCINKDEFYGKLCDEGCETSYTKPSLFPLTNGLCCLMANHEYERSGLKSQDLSEASIHARQELHAVVEAMKRFPGEGWECVSLVATAASIGVREGRRLRGRYVVSLEDVLGGARFDDAVTRVQFPIDVHSILRSEGGGYSSDSVHTPAQPFDIPLRALMALDVDNLAMAGRCISGDFFAHASYRVTGNAVATGEAAGIIGAVMSTESTDSNSVDPHRILKELSAFRRACDSVGSH